One stretch of Triplophysa rosa unplaced genomic scaffold, Trosa_1v2 scaffold282_ERROPOS51561, whole genome shotgun sequence DNA includes these proteins:
- the LOC130550293 gene encoding CD276 antigen homolog, translating into MIVGCLIYLFAVLLNKVSLEVSVTGYVGDPAVLPCSYTEDKNKVQEVSWKYDHKKIVYEFSPESPQSNMDSERFESFRDEYDSGNYSIKIKKLVITDKGVYTCIITPADYVANIKLIIKEQTKIQDPSSKGETHWSLLQYLLLLMFNFLLL; encoded by the exons GTGCCTTATCTACCTGTTTGCAGTGTTGCTTAACAAAG TGTCTCTGGAGGTCTCAGTTACAGGCTATGTTGGAGACCCTGCTGTCTTACCGTGTTCTTACACAgaagataaaaataaagtacAAGAAGTGTCTTGGAAGTACGATCACAAAAAAATTGTGTATGAGTTTAGTCCAGAAAGTCCACAAAGTAATATGGACAGTGAAAGATTTGAATCTTTTCGTGATGAGTATGACAGTGGAAACTACTCTATCAAAATCAAGAAACTAGTAATAACTGATAAAGGCGTGTACACCTGCATAATCACACCAGCAGATTATGTTGCGAACATAAAGCTTATCATCAAGGAACAGACCAAGATCCAAGATCCAAGCTCCAAAGGTGAAACCCACTGGAGCTTATTACAGTATctgttgttgttgatgtttaACTTTTTGTTGTTATGA